In Erinaceus europaeus chromosome 10, mEriEur2.1, whole genome shotgun sequence, one DNA window encodes the following:
- the PHF24 gene encoding PHD finger protein 24 produces MGVLMSKRQTVEQVQKVSLAVSAFKDGLRDRPSIRRTGELPESRRGTVEGSVQEVQEEKEAEATTPVLREESSINRAAWERLRDGRGVEPEDFDRTSRFTPPAFIRPTRKLDDDKPLDICLEPRESVINDEMCDVCEVWTAESLFPCRVCTRVFHDGCLRRMGYIQGDSAAEVIETAHTETGWSCHYCDNLNLLLTEEEMYSLMETFQQCKVIPDCSLTLEDFVRYRHQAAKRGDSDRALSEEQEEQAARQFAALDPERRGHVEWPDFLSHESLLLLQQLRPQNSLLRLLTVKERERARATFLAQGNRSTISEAECRRAQHSWFCKRLPEAPSCSVSISHVAPIADSSPEGQGQDKALMPTEQESRSVDWPTFLQENIIYILAARPNSAAIHLKPPG; encoded by the exons ATGGGGGTGTTGATGTCTAAGCGGCAGACAGTGGagcaggtgcagaaggtgagccTTGCCGTGTCTGCTTTTAAGGATGGGCTGCGGGACCGGCCTTCCATTCGACGCACAGGTGAGCTTCCAGAGTCCCGGCGTGGCACCGTAGAGGGCTCTGTACAGGAAgtgcaggaggaaaaagaagcagAGGCCACCACCCCTGTGCTTCGAGAAGAAAGCAGTATCAACCGTGCGGCCTGGGAGAGACTCCGAGATGGACGTGGagtggagcctgaggactttGACAGGACCAGTCGGTTCACACCGCCTGCCTTCATCCGCCCCACTCGGAAGCTGGATGACGACAAGCCTCTAGACATCTGCCTGGAGCCCAGAGAGTCT GTCATCAACGATGAGATGTGTGACGTCTGTGAAGTCTGGACAGCTGAGAGCCTCTTCCCGTGCAGGGTGTGCACCAGGGTTTTCCATGATGGCTGCCTACGCCGCATGGGCTACATCCAAGGAGACAGTGCTGCGGAAGTGATCGAGACGGCCCACACGGAAACGGGCTGGAGCTGCCACTACTGT gacAACCTCAACTTGCTGCTAACAGAGGAGGAAATGTACAGCCTCATGGAAACATTCCAGCAGTGCAAAGTCATCCCTG ATTGTTCCCTGACTCTGGAGGACTTTGTGCGCTACCGTCACCAAGCAGCAAAGCGTGGGGACAGTGACAGAGCTCTAAGTGAGGAGCAAGAAGAGCAGGCAGCCCGCCAGTTTGCTGCCCTGGACCCTGAACGTCGAGGCCACGTCGAGTGGCCTGACTTCCTGTCCCATGAGTCCCTTCTACTTCTGCAGCAGTTGCGTCCCCAG AACTCTCTGTTAAGGCTCCTGACAGTCAAGGAGCGTGAGCGGGCCCGAGCTACCTTCCTGGCACAGGGCAACAGGAGCACCATCAGCGAGGCAGAGTGCCGCCGTGCCCAGCACTCCTGGTTCTGCAAACGCCTCCCAGAGGCTCCTTCCTGCAGCGTCAG CATCAGTCATGTGGCTCCCATAGCGGACAGCAGTCCAGAGGGCCAGGGCCAGGACAAGGCCCTAATGCCCACAGAGCAGGAGTCCAG ATCTGTGGACTGGCCGACCTTCCTGCAGGAGAACATCATCTACATCCTGGCTGCCCGCCCCAACAGCGCAGCCATTCACCTGAAGCCCCCCGGATAG